CATGAACATCCTCTTAATTATGTATTTATCCAATAAATTATCATAATTATTAACAATTGCCACAAAGACGATGATTTAATATCATCTAACTTGGAATCGCTGAGTCTGGAGTGGAATACAAAAAGGGAGCCGGCACGCATGGCACCAAGCTCCCTTTAAGAAATTGTTTAGAATTTTTATTTTAAGCTATGGACTGTCTTCTTCTAATAACAATAAATCCAACTATTCCAAGAACCAAGGTCATGGCCATTAATCCCCACTGGGAAAGGGTAGGTACGTTTCTTGGAGTTGGTACAAATATGAGCCCGTTTGAGCAATTGGGTAATTGGCCTACCACAGTTAGCTCTCCTGTAGTCGTATTGATGATGTCCAGTGTTGACTCTGGAAAACTAAAAGGATCAACTGGCTCACGGTTTGTCATGTATAGCTGTTGGCTTGCAGGGTGAAATGCTAATGCGTTAGGTAGCGCCTCATCTTGACTTAAGACCACAGAATTAGTAATCATAGCGTTTGTTTGGTCAACTGTATTGATCCTAGCTGGCCCGGGTCCGTTTGCTGCCCAAAATAGTGTTCCGTCATCTCTTATAGCAAGGCCGTTTCCAGCGCCTGGTGAATCAATATCTCCAATTATAGTAAGCTGCCCATTATTTTGGTTAATTGCACCCAA
The sequence above is a segment of the Thermodesulfobacteriota bacterium genome. Coding sequences within it:
- a CDS encoding IPTL-CTERM sorting domain-containing protein → MRIILFALTIIVLTAGYSINTIAQDAVLYVGATEECDSNPAGENSSLYLVNPQDATSSLIGPVGFNGLTSLAILGDGRLVGTANMDDGSRTAVLIEINPITGQGTLIGVIGNENNPGECGRVPGITYDPTTNTLYGVVRNCNFPGGPNFLGAINQNNGQLTIIGDIDSPGAGNGLAIRDDGTLFWAANGPGPARINTVDQTNAMITNSVVLSQDEALPNALAFHPASQQLYMTNREPVDPFSFPESTLDIINTTTGELTVVGQLPNCSNGLIFVPTPRNVPTLSQWGLMAMTLVLGIVGFIVIRRRQSIA